DNA sequence from the Augochlora pura isolate Apur16 chromosome 11, APUR_v2.2.1, whole genome shotgun sequence genome:
TTAGCGATCTGCGTCTCCCCCGATCCATCGATCCCCGCCGTTTTTCGGATACATCGTTAGACGAGATCATATCCTACAGATCATTTGACGGTCCTCGATGGATCGGGGATCGCACGACGTACAAGTTGTGTGTTAGCGATGTGGTAGAATAATCACGACCTCGATCTTCGCgtgagaagaagaaaaatgggCGGCGGCGTATCGGCGTCGCTCCCGAGTGTTTTCCTATTTACAAAACTCTCCGCGTCGCATTGTCGAACGCGCAATAATGGCCGCGGTGATCGAGGATCGTCGGGGCCCCGTCGCGTCGATCGCCGACCGCGAGCCGGGCGTCGACGCGCGTGTTTTCTTTTGCGGGCTATACGAACAGCTGCCATCGAAGAGacgaaaaatcgtagaaaaataaGGGCTCGCGAACCAGGGGggaatcgaacgaaatttactttctcgtttcgttttagtgtgtgtcctctctctctcgttttacCACGTTTCTTCCGCTCTGCTTCGCCTGAACGTCCGCCATCGCTCGGTGATGGCCCGGACGCTCGCGTCgagtatcgaataaattaattatgtaaaccGTCTGCCTTAAACTAGCTGAGATTCGAAGCGGCAGGATCACGCGAGGACACCGTGATCCTCGCGATCATCGGTCCCGTACGCCTTTGCGCCGATCTATAGACAAATCGTcgattttttgagatttttcaTTGGCCGTTGTTTTGGCATGGTGATCGATAGAGAGGGGCTGATATGTCTCGATGCTCGTGTTTCTTCGGAAGCTGGATTTTTTTAACCGTGGATCTATAGATCGTGGATAATTGCTGTGCAAGATCGCAGGAATATCCACATGTCGAACGTGCCGCAGTAGGTAAAATTGATCGAGGCTTGTCTATAGTCCGCGCGCGACAAGGAGGCTCCTTTGCGTTCCCTCTCCACCAGCCTCCCCACTAGCTAGACTGACGTCACCGCCTCCAGCCAATAGCGACGATAGCTCCAGCAGTGGGGAGGTTCAGTATAAAGGGGAAGATAAAGGTGTCTTCTTCTCGCGCGAGGACTATAAGTGTCTCTTGGcagtaattaaatactaaGATCTCCAAGAAATGATCAAACTCGtttacattaacaataatgataaaacaatGTCTTAAACGCTGGAATAAAtactaaagaatatttaaaatctaagGCGAAGAACGCTGTCTCATTCTTCAAATTCGAATAAGGCTATTGTAGTGTATCGctacaatattgtataaataaataaaaagaattgttacaaaatagcTGAGAATTGGTCGAGTTGTCTCTAGACTGCTGATGCTTATGCTTGAACATATTTTGTCGAACTTGACAGAgctttaatactttattaaagagtgtatactttatattttatattttttatacattttaagaTTTTCTAACCTCTGTCACAAATGCATCGAGTCCGCACTTAAAAATCTTCTATCAAAAAGATGAGAAAACATATTCTCTTATTAGCACCCCGCTATGGTAGCTGACGTCACTGTTTGCAGTAGTGGGGCGGCCAGTAGAAGGGGCAAACGCGACTTCTTGTCGTGCGAGGACTATAGATGCCTCCTGGcagtaattaatactaaaatcGATATCCAAGAcggttttaaaataatactaaaaataataatctcgaAATTATGGTAATAGCATAAGCATCGGCAGCCCGTGGACGATCCAAGGCCTCGAAGAAACGCATCGAGCGGTTCCGGATTCTGTCGGCGGGTATTTTAGAACGGCGCAAAGGGTCTCGCAGGAACCGGGCGCGGCACGGCGACAGCTCATTTCCGCGTCGCGGGGAACGCGTCGACGAACGTCGGGGTCGCCGGTTCCGTTCTTAAACGGGCGTGTCCGTTTTCTCGTCCACGTTCGGCTCCTTGAGGTCCGTGCGGCCGTTCACGTATTCGTTGCTCGCGTGTATCGGATTCTCCTGGCCGCCCTGCGGTATCTTCTCGTCGATGATGCGCGGGTCCTCGTgatcctcctcgtcctcgtccccGGGGGTGATGTGCGCCTCGCTTCCGGCGCCGACACCGCTCGCAGCTTCCTCGTCGCCCCGACGCCTCGCTGCAACAAGCAACGCCACGATCGGTCAAGGCAAAAGTGTGTGTGGGCGGGTGTGTGGATTTCTTcagcttttttttttgtttgtttcgattttttttcgcgatttttctcAGCCATGTTTTTTGCTCGAATTgtttttttactttgttttctttGCCGTTCTTGTTGTTAGATGCTTGCTTAAgcgatttcttttcttttgggACGTGCGATGCGGGATCCGATAGCACGCGAACGCGCGAGTCAAACACCGTTACCGATTTTGCAGCGACTATACATCGATGGTATATACGATAATTCGCAgacgattttaaatttgtataatatttcaactagtttatattttaactacTTAGTGTTGTATGGATGGAGAATACAGagtgaaaattttctacgatgcTTCGTTAAAGAGTTATGAGCGAGAAACGTGAACCAATGGGAGAACGTGTACAGTTGACGCTCCGCCCGCGCGTCAACGCATTGGACGCTGTACCGGTCGCCAGGGCGGGGCGTCGGTCCCGTGGAAGGGGCGTTAGCCGCGTGGGAGGAGCGTCGACCGTGCTAGTTCTCCGACTAGTCAGCGTTTTTCGTTGATAACTCGAGAACGAAGCCTCGTAGagcatttttgtaaaggaaaaagttgcttcaaatcgCCTCAGGAATCTCTcctatattttagaaaaatttcctAATGCAACAAGAATTGTGAGGCCCTCTATCTACtctaatctaataaataatactatcaGATATTCTCTAAACAAAGCTATCGACTTTCAATCGATCCAACGCTATCCGCAGCATCGACCGCTACAGTTACAATAAAGTTCCACCGGTTCTTACGTCGGTCGTTTCGCCTAGTTAATGAAGTgtcattttaacattttaacgaCAGCGTTTGCATAGGTGAACGCGTCGAATAAACAGCAGTCCGGCTTCCAGGAAACCCAATTAATTACACATGTATTATGGCCGGTTTTTCGCGGACTCATTAAAAATGGCGAGTGTCTCTAAAAAAAATGCTAACAAACTCTCTCGCTGACGTTGTTCACGCGTCAGCGATGGGACCCCGCCGTTGGTAAGCCGGCGCTTCGGTGATCGTGTGACTCGGGCGTTtgcgttcgatcgatcgatcgaatggATTTCGTAATCGTAACATTCACAGGCAATTCATCGCACTAAACGTATAAGAGAGTTTCATAATCCAAGCAGAGGTGGTAGACGTGAACAGTGAAACGTGAACGTGGGCGATATACTTGGTACACGCAACAACAGATCTAATAGTCGTCTAACAACACTGAGATATATACCGGGTGTACTCGGATAGATCGGGATCGTTTGGATTTGGCGGACGTCTAAAGGGGACGATAAAACGAGCATGCTTAAACGATCTAAGAGATCTAGGGGGTTAAGAGGGGGGCGGAGATGGTCGTTCCTTCGTCCGGGATTCGAACGAATCTCACCACACTTGCCTTCGGCCGATTGGTTGTCGTTGCTTGTTACTAACGAAGACGTTCTCTCTGCTCGCAGAGGTGGGCCGGTCGAAACTCAAACGGTACACGAAGCTTCCGTCGATGCCATTAGTTTCGTCAATGTCTCTTGCGAATTTTCCATCActcgcatatttttattaaaatagatggTACAAGCGTGGTAAAAATGTTAACGTCTACaattttacgcgtttatatttaaattagctCGATGGAGGATTTCGTTGCTTTGACGCGCGAGGTGTGATACTTCTTTTCTcggaagaattattaattatggatCTTGACATCTCTTAAACcgttttttttagtaaaatagaaaGGTCGATCGAGGCGAATTCCTGCAGAGTGACGTTAATGATCACGTTTCCATTGGGTTTCATACAATCGACTGTAAAACGAACGAACGCGGCtcgattagaatttaaaatgacgGTGATCGTAAAATTCCATCGAACTTTTCCTTTGGTCACGTGCTGGCCCCGAATGTCTCTCAACACGTGCCGATGCaggtttcatttaatttacaattctacaaaaattaattccactCCACTTTTAAATCCCCATTTATACTTTCGTAacgttattgttatatttattgtattaacaGATGTATTGAATACGGAATGCACAGAAAACAATAGCGTGTCTATCTCTCGAGGTTTTGCCTTTTCCTTTTCGATCTCCTCGATCTGTCCATCACCTTGATCGGCCGTGaatcgacgaaataaataatcgccgGTCGAACAAGAATTGTCGATTCAACCGCGGAGAAACCGCGGCCCGATAAACGGATCATTccgaacaatgaaattttcatttgctcATTGGCACCCCCGGACGCACGTCCCGCGTTTTCCCgcgctcctctctcttttttttttttaccagcGGCGTTCGCGGCTCGagcgaaatggaaataaaaaagagcTGAACGGAAAACATCGGCGCGGGAAACCGTTTCGTGATCGATCGCCAACGGAATTGATCCGCGAGAGGCTCGACGTTAACATTATACCTGCTTTCCCGCCGGGATTTTATTTCCCCGGGCGGCTTTGTGCCGATCGCAACTTTGAATACATCGGCCCACGCGGTTTATTCGCGTCGgcttttttaaatgcaacgcAAACATTATCCGTCCGATGGACCCGCGTTCGCCCAGACCAGCGAAATCACTCGTTTTGTGTTTAACcagttttattctttttttttttttaccttgCGCCCCTACCTGCTCGATGGGCTCCCGCCGTTTCGCGGGTATTCAATGCGGCTGTTTCACAGGTGGAATTATTGAGCCCCTTCGGTTTCGTTTTGTCGCACGATTTGGTAATTGGGGCTACTTGGTGGTCACCCTCGAACGGTGGGTCCTTTTCGACCCGTGTCGCGAGCATGGACCATTTTGTTTTGATGCTTCAGAAGGTGgatcattttttcataatttttcgagGCTATGGCGAGGCGAAATTTTGGAAAGTTTGGTTGCTATAATATGGCGAAGAGTAGAAAATTTTCGTTGGAAAAGTCTGATCAGGAAAATCGTGGCCAGAAAATTCTGATTTGGAAAATAGTTTTCAATTGGGAAAGTCTGATCAGGAACATCGTCGCCAGAAAATTCTGattggtataataattttcatttaggAAAGTCTGATCAGGAAAATCGTGGTCAGAATATTCTGAATGGAAAAGCAGTTTTCATTTAGAAAAGTCTGACTCGGAAAATAATCTTCAGAAAAGTCTGACTCGGAAAATAATCTTCAGAAAATTCTGACTTGGAAAACAGTTACCATATAGAAAAGTCTGACCAGGAAAATTGTGGTCAGAATATTTTGACTTGGAAAATAGTTTCCAATTAGAAAAGTCTGACCAGGAAAATCGTGGCCAGAAAATTCTGAttgggaaaataattttcatttaggAAAGTCTGATCAGGAAAATCGTGGTCAGAATATTCTGAATGGAAAAACAGTTTTCATTTAGAAAAGTCTGACTCGGAAAATAATCTTCAGAAAATTCTGACTTGGAAAACAGTTACCATATAGAAAAGTCTGACCAGGAAAATTGTGGTCAGAATATTCTGACTTGGAAAATAGTTTCCACTTAGAAAAGTCTGACCAGGAAAATTCCAACCAATAACCCAGTTTCCCCATAGAAAATTCCTTCTTGAAAAACTCCATTCAGAAACTTCTGACTCAGAAAACCCTACCCAGAAAATTCCaacatagaaaattaatctACTCGACTAAATCCCCCAGGAAAAAAATCGTCCTCGAGGctggaaaatgattttcccctttaga
Encoded proteins:
- the LOC144477274 gene encoding uncharacterized protein LOC144477274; amino-acid sequence: MTLSRARRRGDEEAASGVGAGSEAHITPGDEDEEDHEDPRIIDEKIPQGGQENPIHASNEYVNGRTDLKEPNVDEKTDTPV